One genomic region from Macaca mulatta isolate MMU2019108-1 chromosome 20, T2T-MMU8v2.0, whole genome shotgun sequence encodes:
- the CBLN1 gene encoding cerebellin-1 precursor, with protein MLGAVELLLLGAAWLAGPARGQNETEPIVLEGKCLVVCDSNPTSDPTGTALGISVRSGSAKVAFSAIRSTNHEPSEMSNRTMIIYFDQVLVNIGSNFDSERSTFIAPRKGIYSFNFHVVKVYNRQTIQVSLMLNGWPVISAFAGDQDVTREAASNGVLIQMEKGDRAYLKLERGNLMGGWKYSTFSGFLVFPL; from the exons ATGCTGGGCGCCGtagagctgctgctgctgggggcTGCGTGGCTGGCGGGCCCGGCCCGCGGGCAGAATGAGACGGAGCCCATCGTGCTGGAGGGCAAGTGCCTGGTGGTGTGCGACTCCAACCCCACGTCCGACCCTACGGGCACAGCCCTGGGCATCTCTGTGCGCTCCGGCAGCGCCAAGGTGGCTTTCTCTGCCATCAGGAGCACCAACCACGAGCCGTCCGAGATGAGTAATCGCACCATGATCATCTACTTCGACCAG GTACTAGTGAACATTGGGAGCAACTTTGATTCAGAACGCAGCACTTTCATCGCCCCGCGAAAAGGGATCTACAGTTTTAACTTCCACGTGGTAAAAGTCTACAACAGACAGACCATACAG gtGAGCCTCATGCTAAACGGGTGGCCGGTGATTTCAGCCTTCGCTGGTGACCAGGACGTGACCCGGGAGGCCGCCAGCAACGGAGTCCTAATCCAAATGGAGAAAGGCGACCGAGCATACCTCAAGCTGGAGCGGGGAAACTTGATGGGGGGCTGGAAGTACTCGACCTTCTCCGGATTCCTCGTGTTTCCTCTCTGA